A stretch of Candidatus Thermoplasmatota archaeon DNA encodes these proteins:
- the tmk gene encoding dTMP kinase gives MSSIEGARERKRCNFITAEGIDGCGKTTISKFISEWLRSEGSDVVLTVEPTTTWIGESVKRGFSEGVHAFTEALLFMADRAQHTLQIEEWISEGKIVVSDRYIDSTLAYQGASLQAEGMEDAVEWLKNASAPYVLVPDITFLLQVDPEIAMQRISNRSKITKFEKLDFLVEVDSVYKSLSESDERFRVVNASQTLDGVKEDVVRILESEF, from the coding sequence TTGAGTTCGATTGAGGGAGCCCGGGAGAGAAAGCGCTGCAATTTCATCACTGCTGAGGGAATCGATGGTTGCGGTAAGACGACAATCTCCAAGTTCATCTCCGAGTGGTTGCGTTCCGAAGGGTCCGACGTGGTCCTTACCGTTGAGCCCACGACGACGTGGATAGGTGAGTCCGTCAAGAGGGGCTTCTCTGAAGGCGTTCACGCCTTCACGGAGGCCTTGCTGTTCATGGCCGACAGGGCCCAGCATACGCTCCAGATCGAGGAGTGGATCTCGGAGGGGAAGATCGTCGTCTCCGACAGATACATCGACTCTACGCTCGCGTACCAGGGAGCCTCACTTCAGGCTGAAGGGATGGAGGACGCAGTGGAGTGGCTGAAGAACGCGAGCGCGCCATACGTGCTCGTTCCCGACATCACGTTCCTCCTGCAGGTCGACCCCGAGATCGCAATGCAGAGGATTTCGAACCGCTCGAAGATAACCAAGTTCGAGAAGCTCGACTTCCTGGTCGAAGTCGACAGTGTGTACAAGAGCCTGTCAGAATCCGATGAGAGGTTCCGAGTGGTCAACGCATCTCAGA